Proteins encoded together in one Fibrobacter sp. window:
- a CDS encoding acyl-ACP thioesterase domain-containing protein, whose translation MEQEITTKEFEVRFSDCDHHSRLKLSNLFLFMEETAIADAEKNGFGLWKMMQAGYTTVITRLKIRILHTPVWGEKIQVSTWAKDIIKDKVVLKDYSIVDSQGHSIAQATSSWLLVNIKTGRSENPADCPFPIPLFPGKNALPEMMDILDPQIEPRVVCTETAKYSDLDMNRHVNHCRYVDWVMDALDAEELKSRRIRSIQMNYLSQVPLGGKVSIVRFKNTNHHAYIFGMNEVGMQRDPNDAECHFQARIGFAD comes from the coding sequence CACCACAGCCGCCTAAAACTTTCGAACCTTTTCCTGTTCATGGAAGAGACGGCCATCGCCGACGCCGAGAAAAACGGTTTCGGCCTCTGGAAGATGATGCAGGCCGGCTACACCACCGTCATCACGCGCCTCAAGATTCGCATTTTGCACACGCCCGTCTGGGGCGAAAAAATCCAGGTATCCACCTGGGCCAAGGACATCATCAAAGACAAGGTCGTACTGAAGGACTATTCCATCGTCGATTCACAGGGGCACTCTATCGCCCAGGCGACTTCGAGCTGGCTCCTGGTGAACATCAAGACCGGCAGGTCCGAGAACCCCGCCGATTGCCCGTTCCCCATCCCGCTGTTCCCCGGCAAGAACGCGCTGCCCGAAATGATGGACATTCTCGACCCGCAGATCGAACCGAGGGTGGTATGCACGGAAACGGCCAAGTACAGCGACCTCGACATGAACAGGCACGTGAACCACTGCCGCTACGTGGACTGGGTCATGGACGCCCTCGACGCCGAAGAACTCAAGAGCCGTCGCATCCGTTCCATACAAATGAATTATCTTTCGCAGGTCCCGCTCGGGGGGAAGGTGAGCATCGTACGCTTCAAGAACACGAACCACCACGCCTACATTTTCGGGATGAACGAAGTGGGCATGCAACGCGACCCGAACGATGCGGAATGCCATTTCCAGGCGCGCATCGGGTTTGCAGACTAA